The following coding sequences lie in one Arthrobacter sp. SLBN-122 genomic window:
- a CDS encoding nuclease-related domain-containing protein, with translation MSADTAPTHLGARIPGQAVIEELLALQSKESPRSAFQRIFGVSPLSSESQTWYRGALGEVAVGRILENLGPEWLVLHAVPVGTGSTDIDHVLIGPAGIFTINTKNHSGQPVWVAGRTLMVAGRKTRHLYNAAHEAARASKLLTAGAGFPVKVSAVVVIVEPKSLTIKARPEQVAVVTAAQLLRWLHGFNPVLGPVELARISSVAVQPGTWHRRPAPQGDQLALQRRFDGLRILVNQARRRRVAWMLGVPALVFMTLTNLGAAVLHALGGR, from the coding sequence ATGAGCGCTGATACAGCACCAACACATCTTGGAGCCCGCATCCCTGGGCAGGCCGTCATCGAGGAGCTGCTGGCGCTCCAAAGTAAGGAGAGCCCACGCTCCGCCTTTCAGCGGATCTTCGGGGTCAGCCCATTGAGTTCGGAAAGCCAGACCTGGTACAGGGGCGCGCTGGGTGAGGTGGCAGTGGGGAGGATCCTGGAAAATCTGGGGCCAGAGTGGCTGGTACTCCACGCCGTCCCGGTGGGGACCGGATCCACGGACATCGATCACGTGCTGATCGGTCCTGCGGGTATCTTCACGATCAACACGAAGAACCACTCCGGCCAGCCCGTCTGGGTGGCTGGCCGGACGCTCATGGTTGCAGGGAGGAAGACCCGGCACCTCTACAACGCAGCGCATGAAGCGGCTCGCGCATCAAAGCTCCTCACTGCTGGCGCGGGCTTTCCTGTGAAAGTGAGTGCCGTCGTCGTCATTGTTGAACCGAAAAGCCTCACCATAAAGGCCCGGCCTGAGCAGGTGGCCGTGGTCACGGCCGCTCAACTGTTGCGCTGGTTGCACGGGTTCAACCCGGTGCTCGGCCCGGTGGAGCTTGCCCGAATATCCTCGGTGGCAGTCCAGCCTGGGACGTGGCACCGGCGGCCGGCTCCCCAAGGCGACCAGTTGGCGCTTCAACGGAGGTTTGACGGCCTCCGGATCCTTGTCAACCAGGCACGACGGCGGCGGGTAGCCTGGATGCTCGGAGTTCCGGCCCTAGTCTTCATGACGTTGACGAACCTTGGTGCCGCTGTCCTCCATGCACTGGGCGGGCGCTGA
- a CDS encoding extracellular solute-binding protein, with translation MNKTLTKVLATSIAAAALTATLAGCGKGSASSSTEGSGEIALWTHNAGNPDELAAVQKIVDSYNGSQDKVKIKVQAFPQDSYNDSVVSAAAAGKLPCIVDIDGPNVPNWAWAGYLKPLELGADLSKQLPSTVAEWDGKPYAVGYYESRWP, from the coding sequence ATGAACAAGACGCTCACCAAGGTCCTCGCGACCAGCATAGCCGCCGCCGCACTCACTGCCACCCTCGCCGGCTGCGGCAAGGGCAGCGCCTCCTCCTCCACGGAAGGATCCGGCGAAATTGCCCTGTGGACCCACAATGCAGGCAACCCCGACGAACTGGCCGCCGTCCAGAAGATCGTCGACTCCTACAACGGCAGCCAGGACAAGGTGAAGATCAAGGTCCAGGCTTTCCCCCAGGACTCATACAACGACTCCGTGGTCTCCGCAGCTGCGGCCGGGAAGCTGCCATGCATTGTGGACATCGACGGCCCCAACGTCCCCAACTGGGCCTGGGCCGGCTACCTGAAGCCGCTCGAACTCGGCGCCGACCTTTCCAAGCAGCTGCCCAGCACAGTGGCGGAATGGGACGGAAAACCCTATGCGGTTGGCTACTACGAGTCGCGTTGGCCATGA
- a CDS encoding carbohydrate ABC transporter permease, whose amino-acid sequence MATVPLPTRPRVPDAPKPALPPSNAKTNARRRPGFRRDQVSGWGMIAPAALLLLAFVFIPAILGFGLAFTNARLISPRPVEFVGMDNFARLFTDPTFYRALLNVAYFTVVIVPVQSGLALVLALLINKKFRGVNFFRTVYFLPVVTSMVVVSLLWLFMYRKDGLINEILSTVSFGLINGPDWLGDPNTAMPAIIILSIWQAAGFHMIIWLAGLQGISGELYEAAQLDGTSRWQQFRYVTWPGLFHTRSLVLVTITIQALGLFDQISVMTQGGPMDSTTTIVYEAVRSGYRQQETSYASAISLVFFVLVLIVSAVQRYLTREKD is encoded by the coding sequence ATGGCAACTGTTCCCCTCCCCACCCGTCCCCGCGTTCCGGACGCACCCAAACCCGCCCTGCCGCCGTCGAACGCCAAAACCAACGCACGGCGACGCCCCGGCTTCCGCCGCGACCAGGTCAGCGGCTGGGGCATGATCGCCCCGGCAGCGTTGCTGCTGCTGGCCTTCGTGTTCATCCCGGCCATCCTCGGCTTCGGCCTGGCCTTCACCAACGCCAGGCTCATTTCGCCCCGTCCCGTCGAATTCGTTGGAATGGACAACTTCGCACGGCTCTTTACGGACCCCACGTTCTACCGGGCACTGCTCAACGTGGCCTACTTCACCGTGGTCATCGTGCCGGTGCAGTCCGGCCTGGCCCTGGTGCTGGCGCTCCTGATCAACAAGAAGTTCCGCGGTGTGAACTTCTTCCGCACCGTGTACTTCCTGCCGGTGGTCACCTCCATGGTGGTGGTTTCGCTGCTGTGGCTGTTCATGTACCGCAAGGACGGCCTGATCAACGAGATCCTCTCCACCGTCAGCTTCGGCCTGATCAACGGACCTGACTGGCTGGGAGATCCCAATACCGCCATGCCGGCCATCATCATCCTCTCCATCTGGCAGGCCGCGGGCTTCCACATGATCATCTGGCTGGCGGGGCTGCAGGGCATATCCGGTGAGCTGTACGAGGCGGCGCAGCTGGACGGCACCAGCCGGTGGCAGCAATTCCGCTACGTCACCTGGCCCGGGCTGTTCCATACCCGCAGCCTGGTCCTGGTCACCATCACCATCCAGGCCCTGGGCCTGTTCGACCAGATCAGCGTGATGACGCAGGGCGGGCCGATGGATTCAACCACCACCATCGTTTACGAGGCCGTCCGGTCCGGCTACCGGCAGCAGGAAACCTCCTATGCATCCGCCATCTCGCTGGTGTTCTTCGTCCTTGTACTGATCGTCTCCGCGGTGCAGCGCTACCTCACGCGGGAGAAAGACTGA
- a CDS encoding glycoside hydrolase family 32 protein, translated as MKTLTTAAGTSPAAISDPYRPAFHYTAERNWLNDPNGLVYLNGTYHLFYQHNPFGPDWGNMSWGHATSEDLLNWDEQPVAIPCDEHEAIFSGSAVFDEFNTSGFGTAANPPLVAIYTSAYTGASPLAGRQAQSLAYSLDEGLTWTKYHGNPVLDRASAEFRDPKVFWYDGGAGSYWVMVAVEAVQRQVVLYKSDDLKAWEHLSTFGPANATGGVWECPDLFELPVDGDPQDTRWVLIVNLNPGGIAGGSAGQYFLGTFDGVAFRSESTVTEGLQTDGSRMREYGWLDWGRDYYAAVSFSNAPDGRRVMIGWMNNWDYARETPTGDWRSAMSLPREVSLIRVDGKPALRQQAIDPFSGLEPAQLQLGPQALAPGLLALPAAAEVARIDVEFRPGTADSVGLLVGTADTERTVVSYDVAEGILRLDRRESGNISFHAAFPSIEAVAVPLRDGRLRLRVYLDRCSVEVFAQDGLATVTDLVFPSLAGTALAVFAQGEGAHLVALDVVG; from the coding sequence ATGAAGACATTGACGACGGCGGCAGGAACCTCGCCCGCTGCCATCAGCGATCCTTACCGGCCCGCCTTCCACTACACGGCGGAACGGAACTGGCTCAACGATCCCAACGGGCTGGTGTACCTCAACGGCACCTACCACCTCTTCTACCAGCACAATCCTTTCGGCCCTGACTGGGGCAACATGTCCTGGGGGCACGCCACCTCGGAGGACCTGCTGAACTGGGACGAGCAGCCGGTGGCGATTCCGTGCGACGAGCACGAGGCGATCTTTTCCGGATCGGCTGTCTTCGATGAGTTCAATACCAGCGGCTTCGGCACAGCCGCCAATCCCCCGCTCGTGGCGATTTACACCAGCGCCTATACCGGTGCCTCCCCGCTGGCCGGCCGGCAGGCACAGTCGCTGGCGTACAGCCTGGACGAGGGGCTGACCTGGACCAAGTACCACGGCAACCCCGTCCTGGACCGCGCATCAGCGGAGTTCCGGGACCCCAAGGTCTTTTGGTACGACGGCGGCGCAGGCAGTTACTGGGTGATGGTGGCCGTGGAGGCTGTGCAGCGGCAGGTGGTGCTGTACAAGTCCGATGATTTGAAAGCGTGGGAACACCTGAGCACTTTCGGACCCGCCAATGCCACCGGCGGAGTGTGGGAGTGCCCGGACCTTTTCGAGCTGCCCGTCGACGGGGACCCGCAGGACACCCGGTGGGTCCTTATCGTGAACCTCAACCCGGGCGGCATCGCCGGCGGCTCGGCGGGGCAGTACTTCCTGGGAACGTTCGACGGCGTCGCCTTCCGGTCCGAATCGACCGTCACCGAGGGTCTCCAGACCGACGGCTCGCGCATGCGCGAGTACGGCTGGCTGGACTGGGGACGGGACTATTACGCCGCCGTCTCGTTCAGCAACGCGCCCGATGGGCGCCGCGTCATGATCGGCTGGATGAACAACTGGGACTATGCCCGGGAAACGCCCACCGGGGACTGGCGAAGCGCCATGTCCCTGCCACGTGAAGTTTCGCTCATCCGCGTGGACGGGAAGCCGGCGCTGCGGCAGCAGGCCATCGACCCGTTTTCCGGGCTTGAACCCGCACAGTTGCAGCTTGGACCGCAGGCCTTGGCACCTGGTCTTTTGGCACTGCCTGCTGCGGCAGAGGTGGCACGGATCGATGTTGAGTTCCGGCCGGGCACTGCAGACAGCGTGGGGCTGCTGGTAGGTACTGCGGATACCGAACGCACCGTCGTCAGCTATGACGTGGCGGAGGGAATACTCAGGCTTGACCGCCGGGAGTCGGGGAACATCAGTTTCCATGCAGCTTTCCCGTCTATTGAAGCCGTGGCGGTTCCCCTCCGCGACGGCCGCCTCCGGCTGCGCGTCTACCTCGACCGCTGCTCCGTGGAGGTGTTTGCCCAGGACGGCCTGGCCACGGTAACGGATCTGGTGTTCCCCTCACTGGCGGGCACGGCGCTGGCGGTTTTCGCGCAGGGTGAGGGCGCGCACCTTGTGGCGCTCGACGTCGTCGGCTGA
- a CDS encoding vWA domain-containing protein: MGRRHAAADVSYPRWIWIVAAGTVALLILGGGFVLRMLIFPAGSEGNGNAGGAPPAASPLTQDSPASVPGNPPCISLNILTSLENADMVRALAAGYTAKPRDVDGKCVTPAVTQEESGVAANKVAGKFPGMAAGDKPSIWLPDSSAWLRIAAAADGGSPVPQEATIVARSAIVVAMPETMTAALGWDKQPPSWSEVFKMAGEQDIWERLGHGDWGKFKFGKASPLVSTAGLLALAASYGAAGGSAGGVDGMDLHAPSLIDRVRAVELGTSHYMATPEHFLWHTRQADDAGKVSEFLSAVIVDEKSVWDYNRGVVSEDGKTKHSGPPPKEPLRAIYPQDGVYVADNPAVILEGDWVGSQLRSAAQDFLAFAATEQGQDVVKASGYRSAQGAVDAGVAKTGQYAQTLQPLPLPKAEALAAIKDSFPEVRKRARALFLLDVSDSMVQEPGLTKLQRAKDAVARALEHFVGDDEIGLAAFSHEGDGPLQPGIVTPVAPLKSNKEDLISKLNGLQAVEATPLFEAVSRFASDQAKEYKESFINSIVLLSDGKNDTRHPGDLGGLSEQLSHQNHSTPVLVFTLAYGPGADVATLREIARSSGAHYYDATDPSRLEEVLGELVTSF, from the coding sequence ATGGGCCGCCGACATGCAGCAGCTGACGTCAGCTATCCACGCTGGATCTGGATCGTTGCGGCGGGCACCGTGGCACTCCTCATCCTGGGCGGCGGGTTCGTGTTGCGAATGCTGATCTTCCCCGCCGGTTCGGAGGGAAATGGGAATGCCGGGGGTGCTCCCCCGGCGGCCTCACCCCTGACGCAGGACAGCCCGGCATCAGTTCCCGGAAACCCGCCGTGCATTTCCTTGAACATCCTCACGTCACTTGAAAACGCCGACATGGTGCGGGCTTTGGCGGCCGGGTACACAGCGAAACCCCGAGACGTTGACGGCAAATGCGTGACTCCGGCAGTGACCCAGGAAGAGTCAGGAGTGGCCGCCAACAAGGTTGCCGGGAAGTTTCCCGGCATGGCCGCCGGAGACAAGCCGTCCATCTGGCTGCCGGACTCCTCAGCATGGTTGCGGATCGCGGCTGCAGCTGACGGCGGAAGCCCTGTCCCGCAGGAGGCCACCATCGTGGCCCGCAGCGCCATCGTTGTAGCCATGCCGGAGACCATGACTGCCGCCCTGGGCTGGGACAAACAACCCCCGTCATGGTCCGAAGTCTTCAAAATGGCCGGGGAACAGGATATCTGGGAACGCCTGGGCCATGGCGACTGGGGAAAATTCAAGTTTGGGAAGGCCAGTCCACTCGTCTCAACGGCCGGCCTCTTGGCCCTTGCTGCTTCCTATGGTGCCGCCGGCGGCAGCGCAGGTGGTGTGGACGGCATGGACCTGCACGCGCCGTCGCTGATCGATAGAGTCCGCGCGGTTGAACTGGGCACCAGCCATTACATGGCCACCCCGGAGCACTTCCTGTGGCACACGAGGCAGGCTGACGACGCCGGGAAGGTCTCGGAATTCCTCTCCGCCGTCATCGTTGATGAAAAATCGGTGTGGGACTACAACCGGGGAGTAGTCAGCGAGGACGGCAAAACCAAGCACTCCGGGCCTCCGCCGAAGGAGCCGCTGAGAGCGATTTACCCTCAGGATGGGGTCTACGTCGCGGACAACCCTGCGGTCATTCTCGAGGGCGATTGGGTGGGGAGCCAGTTGCGTTCGGCGGCCCAGGATTTCCTTGCGTTCGCCGCGACCGAGCAGGGCCAGGACGTTGTGAAGGCCTCAGGCTATCGGTCGGCGCAGGGAGCCGTGGATGCCGGGGTGGCGAAAACCGGACAATACGCCCAAACGCTGCAGCCACTGCCGCTGCCCAAAGCGGAGGCGCTTGCAGCCATCAAGGACAGCTTCCCCGAGGTCCGGAAGCGGGCCAGGGCCTTGTTCCTGCTGGACGTCTCGGACTCGATGGTGCAGGAACCCGGGCTGACCAAACTGCAGCGGGCCAAGGATGCCGTTGCCAGGGCGCTGGAACATTTTGTCGGCGATGATGAGATCGGGTTGGCCGCCTTCTCCCATGAAGGCGACGGTCCCCTGCAACCCGGCATCGTGACCCCGGTAGCCCCGCTGAAGTCCAATAAGGAAGACCTCATCAGCAAACTCAACGGGCTGCAGGCTGTGGAAGCAACACCCCTGTTCGAAGCAGTGAGCCGGTTCGCCAGCGACCAAGCCAAGGAATACAAAGAGAGCTTTATCAACTCGATTGTGCTCTTGAGTGACGGCAAGAACGATACCCGCCACCCTGGGGACCTGGGCGGGCTCTCGGAGCAGTTGAGCCACCAGAACCACTCGACGCCGGTGCTCGTCTTTACCCTCGCTTACGGACCGGGCGCCGATGTCGCCACTCTCCGGGAAATCGCCAGGTCCAGCGGGGCTCACTACTATGACGCCACAGATCCAAGCAGGCTCGAAGAGGTGCTCGGCGAACTGGTGACCAGCTTCTAG
- a CDS encoding phosphotransferase: MKGWDRGCLSAPQAELVARWLGPPELIEDLSWGLTDTKVLKVHAGGLARIVKAAGRENHHIHREITAHAPYTRPLLAAGGAPLMLHSSRSARVIVLEYLDGNLVEGTAGELSAELHQQAGQLLGMLHAEEHRVDDHYEARATQKALSWLDRHHRIDPRLERDARRHLLDYSPSPVRVVPTHGDWHPRNWISHEGQLKAIDFGRFDFRPAASDFCRLAVRQWQKDPALELAFLDGYGKDPRAQDPWRIELLREAVGTAVWAFLVGDTVFEAQGHRMLGEALQNF, translated from the coding sequence ATGAAGGGATGGGACCGGGGCTGCCTGTCTGCGCCGCAAGCCGAACTGGTGGCACGGTGGCTGGGCCCGCCGGAACTCATTGAGGACTTGTCGTGGGGGCTGACGGACACGAAGGTCCTCAAGGTCCATGCCGGTGGCCTGGCGAGAATTGTGAAGGCCGCTGGCCGCGAGAATCATCACATCCACCGCGAGATCACGGCTCATGCCCCCTATACCCGCCCGCTCCTGGCTGCCGGCGGCGCACCGCTGATGCTGCACTCAAGTCGGTCCGCAAGGGTTATTGTCCTCGAATATCTCGACGGGAACCTCGTGGAAGGGACTGCAGGGGAACTGTCAGCGGAATTGCACCAACAGGCCGGGCAGCTGCTGGGCATGCTCCATGCAGAGGAACACCGGGTGGATGACCACTATGAAGCCCGGGCCACGCAGAAAGCCCTGAGCTGGCTTGACCGCCACCACAGGATTGATCCGAGACTGGAACGGGACGCCCGGCGGCACCTGCTGGACTACAGCCCTTCGCCGGTCAGGGTTGTTCCGACCCACGGTGACTGGCACCCGCGAAACTGGATCAGTCATGAAGGGCAGCTCAAGGCGATAGATTTCGGGCGGTTCGACTTCCGGCCGGCCGCGAGCGACTTCTGTCGGCTTGCAGTACGGCAGTGGCAGAAGGACCCGGCCCTCGAATTAGCGTTCCTGGACGGGTACGGAAAGGATCCGCGGGCGCAGGATCCGTGGCGGATCGAATTGCTGAGGGAAGCAGTCGGCACGGCCGTGTGGGCTTTTCTTGTGGGCGACACGGTCTTCGAAGCCCAAGGCCACCGCATGCTGGGTGAGGCCCTGCAGAACTTCTAG
- a CDS encoding carbohydrate ABC transporter permease, with the protein MKNQLLLRSAGTMLVRVLFAVVAAFPIVFMLVSSLKPDQQIFGDMSSLAAFLPVGNISFDNYAAVFDRVPAARFLLNSVGVSAVTVVLGIFVNSLCAFALSRMQVKGKKIVFTAILATLIVPFQTLALPLVWWVNQLPYFELNGFSLEFSKGWLDTYQVQIIPFIANAFSIYLYHQYFESIPKELDEAARIDGAGWFKIYRQVVMPLAGPATATVAILTFLPAWNSYLWPLRVVQSEELRPVMIGIQYFFQLNVSWGEVMAYASLITVPVVVLFIAFQRSFVNSIASSGVKG; encoded by the coding sequence ATGAAAAACCAACTGCTTCTCAGGAGCGCCGGCACCATGCTGGTGCGCGTCCTCTTCGCCGTCGTCGCTGCCTTCCCCATCGTCTTCATGCTCGTGTCCTCCTTGAAGCCGGACCAGCAGATCTTCGGCGACATGTCCTCGCTTGCGGCGTTCCTGCCGGTGGGCAACATCTCCTTCGACAATTACGCCGCCGTGTTCGACCGTGTCCCGGCGGCACGCTTCCTGCTCAACTCCGTGGGCGTCTCCGCCGTCACCGTGGTGCTGGGGATCTTCGTCAACAGCCTCTGTGCCTTCGCCCTGTCCCGCATGCAGGTAAAGGGCAAGAAGATCGTCTTCACCGCGATCCTGGCCACCCTGATCGTGCCGTTCCAGACCCTGGCCCTGCCTCTGGTGTGGTGGGTCAACCAGCTCCCCTACTTTGAGCTGAACGGCTTCAGCCTCGAGTTCTCCAAGGGCTGGCTGGACACCTACCAGGTCCAGATCATTCCGTTCATCGCCAACGCGTTCTCCATCTACCTGTATCACCAGTATTTTGAGTCCATCCCCAAGGAACTGGATGAAGCAGCCCGGATCGACGGTGCCGGCTGGTTCAAGATTTACCGCCAGGTGGTCATGCCCCTGGCAGGCCCGGCCACGGCGACGGTGGCGATCCTGACCTTCCTGCCGGCCTGGAACTCCTACCTCTGGCCGCTCAGGGTGGTCCAGTCCGAGGAACTGCGGCCTGTGATGATCGGCATTCAGTACTTCTTCCAGCTGAACGTCTCGTGGGGCGAGGTGATGGCCTACGCCTCCCTGATCACGGTCCCGGTGGTGGTGCTCTTCATCGCCTTCCAGCGTTCGTTCGTCAACAGCATCGCTTCCAGCGGCGTGAAGGGCTGA
- a CDS encoding extracellular solute-binding protein: MMARASDLKAAGVRVATIEQPWTKAEFQDALTKLKALGKWDYPLDIGTAGTGEWLPYAYSPFLQSFGGDLVNRDGFQSADGVLNGDKAVEWAGWFRGLADQGFMAKKSGKDSTQDFLNNKSAIVYTGSWAADKAKAALGDDLVVMPPVDLGKGPKIGGASWQWGVTSGCSNSEAAMDYLSYSLKPENIAAVAKATGAIPASNEAAAQIPAFAEGGANRIFMDFSRQYAVMRPETPASPSSPLNLGKPRRTSSTGQTPSPPWTRP, encoded by the coding sequence ATGATGGCCCGGGCCTCGGACCTGAAGGCCGCCGGCGTCCGTGTTGCCACCATCGAACAGCCGTGGACCAAGGCAGAGTTCCAGGACGCCCTTACCAAGCTCAAGGCGTTGGGCAAATGGGATTACCCGCTGGACATCGGCACTGCCGGGACCGGCGAATGGCTGCCTTATGCCTACTCCCCTTTCCTGCAGTCCTTCGGCGGCGACCTGGTCAACAGGGACGGCTTCCAGAGTGCCGATGGCGTTCTGAACGGAGACAAGGCAGTGGAGTGGGCCGGCTGGTTTCGCGGCCTGGCCGACCAGGGCTTCATGGCCAAGAAGAGCGGCAAGGACTCCACCCAGGACTTCCTGAACAACAAAAGCGCCATCGTGTATACCGGGTCCTGGGCTGCGGACAAGGCCAAGGCAGCGCTCGGCGATGACCTGGTGGTCATGCCGCCGGTGGACCTGGGCAAGGGCCCGAAGATCGGCGGCGCCTCCTGGCAGTGGGGCGTCACCAGCGGCTGCAGCAACTCCGAAGCGGCCATGGACTACCTCTCCTACTCGCTGAAACCGGAGAACATCGCGGCAGTGGCCAAGGCAACCGGCGCCATTCCCGCCAGCAACGAGGCTGCCGCCCAGATCCCGGCCTTCGCTGAAGGCGGGGCCAACCGGATCTTCATGGACTTCTCCCGCCAGTACGCCGTGATGCGGCCGGAGACCCCGGCCTCCCCTTCATCGCCACTGAATTTGGGAAAGCCACGCAGGACATCCTCAACGGGGCAGACGCCCAGTCCACCCTGGACAAGGCCGTGA
- a CDS encoding FAD-dependent oxidoreductase yields MDDPVPIMLIATTDATSRRILGDELRRRYGADYEVLVCDSHAHGRAVLEGLRRWNRQVALILGCYGPADRGGLDFLRRAYGFHPAAKRAVVVTWGDFASAPTVFRAVAQGYAELVIIRPERLRDEEFHGAITDALDDWHLAQGVGFEAVRLIGEVGDERTHTLRDSLSRNHIPAVFHPVGSATAQQTLESLDLRDPVLPVMVLEFTAPPIVLENPTDLEIAEAMGVTRPPPADKIFDVVVVGAGPSGLATAVYASSEGLSTMVVEGEAVGGQAGTSSLIRNYPGFSRGVSGAHLAYRSFHQAWTLGTDFLFLRKVEGLRVDGALYAVSISDGSMVHSRTVVVATGVDYRRLGIPQLEDLVGRGVFYGATVSEAPSMAGKHVCVVGGGNSAGQAVLHLARYAKKVTLLVRGPTLAASMSEYLISQLEATRNVAIRFGTAIVGARDHDGFLAAVKVAASGAADVVTGEEIEAGGLFVLIGSVPRTSWLPTTVERDPAGFLRTGGRDVSYGGSARPDSSPLALETSMPGIFAIGDVRAGSIKRVATAVGDGATVVSMLHAYLAEHPLPAASAAPGGAAAREELPR; encoded by the coding sequence ATGGATGACCCGGTTCCGATCATGCTGATTGCCACCACGGACGCGACCTCCCGGCGCATTCTTGGGGATGAGTTACGTCGACGGTACGGTGCCGACTACGAGGTGTTGGTCTGCGACAGCCACGCGCACGGGCGGGCGGTGCTGGAGGGGCTCCGCCGCTGGAACCGCCAGGTGGCCCTCATCCTCGGGTGCTACGGACCGGCCGACCGCGGAGGACTTGATTTCCTGCGGCGTGCCTATGGGTTTCACCCTGCGGCCAAACGTGCTGTTGTGGTGACATGGGGTGACTTCGCAAGCGCCCCAACTGTCTTCCGCGCCGTGGCACAGGGGTACGCAGAACTGGTGATCATACGTCCCGAACGATTGCGCGACGAGGAATTCCATGGGGCTATTACCGACGCCCTTGACGACTGGCACCTTGCCCAGGGGGTCGGGTTCGAGGCGGTACGGCTTATCGGGGAGGTAGGGGACGAACGGACACACACCTTGCGTGACTCCTTGAGCCGGAACCACATCCCCGCCGTCTTCCATCCTGTAGGGTCCGCGACCGCGCAACAGACGCTGGAGAGCCTGGACCTGCGCGACCCCGTGCTGCCCGTCATGGTGCTTGAGTTCACCGCTCCACCAATTGTCCTCGAGAACCCCACTGACCTGGAGATCGCCGAAGCGATGGGCGTGACCCGGCCGCCGCCGGCGGACAAGATCTTCGACGTGGTGGTGGTTGGAGCCGGTCCCTCCGGCCTCGCGACCGCTGTTTACGCTTCCTCCGAGGGCCTCTCCACCATGGTGGTCGAGGGAGAGGCAGTGGGTGGCCAGGCCGGCACCAGCTCGCTCATCCGGAACTACCCTGGCTTTTCCCGCGGTGTGAGCGGGGCCCACCTGGCCTACCGCTCCTTCCACCAGGCCTGGACCCTGGGCACCGATTTCCTGTTCCTGCGCAAGGTGGAGGGGCTCCGCGTGGACGGAGCACTGTACGCCGTGTCGATTTCCGATGGCAGCATGGTGCATTCCCGCACAGTTGTGGTGGCCACCGGCGTGGATTACCGCCGGCTGGGCATACCCCAGTTGGAGGATCTGGTTGGCAGAGGCGTTTTCTACGGGGCGACAGTCTCGGAGGCGCCGTCAATGGCCGGGAAGCATGTTTGTGTTGTGGGCGGCGGTAACTCGGCCGGACAGGCAGTCCTGCACCTGGCCAGGTATGCAAAGAAGGTGACGCTGCTGGTACGCGGGCCCACACTGGCGGCCAGTATGTCGGAGTACCTTATCTCCCAACTTGAGGCCACGCGGAATGTGGCAATCCGCTTTGGCACCGCCATCGTAGGGGCCCGCGATCATGACGGTTTCCTTGCCGCCGTCAAGGTAGCCGCATCCGGAGCGGCCGATGTAGTCACGGGCGAGGAAATCGAAGCGGGCGGCTTGTTTGTGTTGATCGGTTCGGTGCCGCGGACCTCCTGGCTGCCCACAACTGTGGAGCGGGATCCAGCCGGGTTTCTGCGCACTGGCGGCAGGGATGTTAGTTACGGCGGCTCCGCCAGGCCGGACAGCTCCCCATTGGCGCTGGAAACCAGCATGCCCGGCATCTTCGCGATTGGCGACGTGCGGGCGGGTTCCATCAAGAGAGTGGCTACCGCAGTGGGGGATGGTGCCACCGTGGTTTCGATGCTTCATGCCTACCTGGCCGAACACCCTCTGCCGGCCGCGTCCGCTGCCCCTGGTGGGGCGGCCGCGCGCGAGGAACTGCCCCGGTGA
- a CDS encoding DUF2087 domain-containing protein gives MSGPHWRRVLGTLGNGDARIAYAQIVLGAAPADILPEVKEQRRNRAIAGLLEAGLVEQQASGNLVASDSIFRDLLDQQPRRQPRTGLDRFLRLGRIERYPANVADRRELLARIAGEVIAPGEKLTERQVNERLLSYTDDVVLLRRYLVDFGLLERTPSGSSYSLAE, from the coding sequence ATGAGCGGCCCCCATTGGCGCCGGGTCCTGGGAACGCTCGGCAACGGCGATGCCCGGATTGCCTACGCCCAAATTGTGCTCGGGGCTGCGCCTGCCGACATCCTGCCTGAAGTAAAGGAGCAGCGGCGGAACCGGGCAATCGCCGGCCTTCTTGAAGCCGGGCTCGTGGAGCAGCAGGCGTCAGGCAACTTGGTAGCGTCGGACTCGATATTCCGCGACCTGCTGGACCAGCAGCCACGCCGGCAGCCCCGGACGGGGCTCGACAGGTTCCTGCGGCTCGGCCGGATCGAAAGATACCCGGCAAACGTTGCGGATCGGCGGGAGCTTCTTGCCAGGATTGCGGGTGAGGTCATTGCGCCCGGAGAAAAGTTAACAGAGAGGCAAGTCAACGAACGGCTCCTCAGTTATACCGACGACGTTGTGCTGCTGCGCCGCTACCTGGTCGACTTTGGACTACTGGAGCGCACGCCCTCGGGCTCTTCGTACTCCTTGGCGGAGTAA